The stretch of DNA tatacatcaatgatgtcgctcttgctgctggtgagtctctgatccacctctacgcagacgacaccattctgtatacttctggcccttctttggacagtgtgttaactaccctccaggcgagcttcaatgccatacaattctccttccgtggcctccaattgctcttaaatacaagtaaaactaaatgcatgctcttctaccgatcgctgcctgcacctgcccgcctgtccaacatcactactctggacggcgctgatttagaatatgtggacaactacaaatacccagGTGTCTGGtttgactgtaaactctccttccagactcacatcaaacatctccaatccaaagttaaatctagaattggcttcctattctgcaacaaagcatccttcactcatgctgccaaacatacccttgtaaaactgaccatcctaccaatcctcgacttcggtgatgtcatttacaaaatagcctccaataccctactcaataaattggatgcagtctatcacagtgccatccgttttgtcaccaaagccccatatactacccaccactgcgacctgtacactctcgttggctggccctcgcttcatactcgtcgccaaacccactggctccaggtcatctacaagaccctgctaggtaaagtgcccccttatctcagctcgctggtcaccatagcagcacccacacgctccagcaggtatatctctctggtcacccccaaaaccaactctttttttggccgcctctccttccagttctctgctgccaatgactggaacgaactacaaaaatctctgaaactggaaacacttatctcccccactagctttaagcaccagctgtcagagcagctcatagattactgcacctgtacatagcccatctataatttagcccaaacaactacctctttccctactgtatttatttatttattttgctcctttgcaccccattatttctatctctattttgcacattcttccactgcaaatcaaccattccagtgtttacttgctgtattgtatttactttgccacatggcctttttttgccccccttcccttatctcacctcacttgctcacattgtatatagacttattcttctactgtatttttgactgtatgtttgttttactccatgtgtaactctgtgttgttttatgtgtcgaactgctttgctttgttttggccaggtcgcaattgtaaatgagaacttgttctcaacttgcctacctgattaaataaaggtgaaattaaataaataatactgACCAGCTGCACATTTATCAAACAAAGTGAATACTCTACTTTGCATCTGgggacacactggttgaatcaacattgtttccacgtcatttcaatgaaattacattgaaccaacttggaatagacgttgaattgaagtCTGTGCCCATTGGGGACCTACGTGATGTCATTATGCGCTGTGTGTCTTCATGATTATTTCCCATTTTAGACACTTGAAGGCAGGGTGTCTATCGCTACTGGATGTCCTGGTAAATCAAATAATACACATCTTTGTTAAATTTGGCCATGCATGGGCAAGAGTCCTAATCTGGCCCAGTTAAAGTACAGCACGCTATCCAATGGGGGAAGGTAGATCTCACAAACACCAGTGTGATTGGTAGAGAGGCTAACACTGTGTTTCCTAGGTTGCACCACCCACATGAGGTGACCACAGGATTACCAGAATAATTGGAGCCCTGATTGGTTGTTAGCTGTCCGGGACAATTTGCaacaagagaaacacacacaaacagatgcaTGGATGCTGCCATCCTAATGTATGTATGCTGAGATGTCATTTACATTTATATTCTATCTAGAATTTCATGTTGGTTCTGTTTTCCTAGGCTTTCACCTGAGAACACCTGTGGACACGTTCTGCTTGTGAACTGAACTTGTGAACTGAACTGCTACACTGCTGTGTGAATTGGATATTCTGTCATGGACTAGTACAGCTTTGCATCATTTCTATGGTGGCCAGTGCATTTAGGTTGTTGAACATTGTTTACATAACCATGTGCACAGTAGCTACAACATTTTACCACTGTTAACTAATAAAGCTCTCTCTGTCGTCTTCAGATTCAACCATATCAATATTTTTTATTGCAGTCAGTGACCTGTGTTATTGCACTTTTATGGTCTAGTTGTCTGAACTCAAAATGGCCTTTTATTGCTACATTTAAATTTGTATAGAGAAAGgcaatctttttttctttttttattaaaaaaagtgATTCACCTGAAACAGGAAAACTTAGCAATAAAAAAATATGGATATTGAAAAGCTCTACCGTAGGTGGAAGTCTGGTTCTAGTTCAACCAAGCTTGAGGGAAGAAAGCGGGCCAGCATGTTCATGCTCTGACTGACTCAGTCTGGGTGTATGCAGCTTCATGGAGACCGAGCAGATGCAGAAAGCTGAGACCTGCAGGAGTTGTTTAGCacacctcagacagacagacgctcACACACCTGCTGTCTGTGTAGAACCAGACTGtggcagactacacacaggtctAAAGATGTCAGACAGCTGGTAGGCTACTGTGTCTGAATGCCAGCCCAGTCAGTCACATAGTTCCATGACATGTAGTTAAGACTCCATATGCATTTATACTGTGTATTGTAAAACAAACCCAATGGTGGAGACCATATGGGCTTATGGACATTTTATGGGGATAGgaaaagagaaagggggatacctagtcagttgtacaactgaattccttcaactgaaatgtgtcttaaaCATTTattccaacccctctgaatcagagaggtgcggggagctgccttaatcgacatccacgtctttggcacccggggaacagtcggttaactgccttgctcaggagcagaatgatagatttttaccttgtcagctcggggattcaatccagcagaTACACAGTATACAGGCAATTCACAGACTCAATGAATAGTGCTTCCCCAAAGGGATAGGAATGAACTATAGATACAGCCCATGTTCCTTAGTAACCAGGTACCAAAGCCCAGGTTATATAATCACACAGATAACACTAACCTTTGTCCAAAAGATTTCAAAGAGTAAGACATTATCAACTTTTTTCATCTGATTCTAGGTAAGTTTAGATGTACTTTTAGACAAACTGGGTGCAAAAATGTTGGTTTGCAAGTAATCTGTGGTGGCCATCTGTAAGTCTGACTTTTTTACATAAGGATATGTATTTTATTGGATTTTCTCACACAAAAAAGTCACACGTTCATATGACAGGATTACAGCAGTAGTTGGACAGGCATAACAATTTCGTAAACAATGTCAAGTTGTTAGACAGCTGTACATTGGAGTTGATATAAAAACATGTTCTATATCTAAACTGATGCTTATGagatgtgtttacacaggcagcccaactcCAATCCGTCTGCTGTCCTTTAATACCCATGATCTAAATGGCTCTGGAGTCTTCTGGAGTTTATTGACCCGGGTCACCTGACAGTGACCTTGGCTAACTTGACACTGTTCGATATATAAGTCTATGGTTTGCACGTTGGCTCTGTATCACAATGAGTTGTTCTTTCAGGTGGGAACTGAGGAGAAGATGGTGGCCGCTGTGCTCACCTTGTTCTGTTTCACCACAACTGATGACCAACTTCTGCAGCTGGGTCTCCAAGATCCAGCAACCCATCAGGCAAGAATGACTCTCTCAAATGGATTAACTCAGTCTGCAATCACTTGCGATTGCAAATATATAATACTGTCACTTAAATTGCTCCAGGACTATATCTCACATTTTCACGCGGAATGTTAATGCACTGGTGGTCGGTCTTGACAAAGCAGGAAAAACATCCACAGTCAGTGAATTAAATACACACCAACAGAAATATAACACAGTAATCTGGGTTGGCTGACGTAaattgttctgtctctgtctggagtgCCCCTGGTGGATGAGGGTTTCGACTCATGGGTGTGTCCGGATGGAGCTGAGAGTGGAGAACTTCCTGGTCACCCTGCTTGACATTGGTGGGGCCCCGGAGGTGCGGGGGTCCTGGAGGGATCTCTATGGGGAGGTCCATGGGTTCATCTTTGTGGTGGACTCCAGTGACCAGCAGAGGATTAAAGAGGTCCAGGTGCTTCTGACAGACCTGCTAAAGTGGTGCGAAAACCACAACTGTTGGAAGTACTACTTCTTATATGAAATTTGAATGAATTTAAATAGAATATTTGATCAATGCCAAAATAAAAGTTACAGCTGATTTTATAACTTTGTTATACAAGGTTTTACGAGGTGTATAGAACCCATGAGGTGACAGACAATCTATATTACCTaaacccattaaaacctcagtgTTGCCATTTACAGTGGGCAAGGATGGACAGCAGCGAAGCTGATTAGTGCTTTCAATCTAGTTTTTCCTTTTTTGAACCAACTGATGAAATGTTTTGCTCTGTTGTTGTGTTGTAGGCTGGCCAGCAAGCAGGACAAGATGAACACCCTGCTAGGAATTGAGATAATCGAGATCCTGTCTCTGTAGAGACTGGTGAACCAGAGCCGCTGTCTGTGCCACATTGTGAGTCTAGTCCTCGTACACACAACTCTCCACAcaactagacagagagacagacagccagacagccaatcAGCTAGCCAGCCATCCAGCTAGCCAATCAGAGATACAGATTATGTTAATTATGTACAGGAGACCGATAGatacatagacagacacaaaTCCATAGATTTGATTATGTTGTGCTTTTCTGCTCAAGAAGCCCTGCTCAGCCTTCATGGACCAGCTGAGgtggacagacaggaagacgCTGTGGGGTCTTTGCTGGCTGCTGCATGCCGTCAATCTGGATTACCCAGAACTCTGTTCTTTCATAATCAGGAACATAAGGGACAGGAGACCTCTGGCACCAGATGAGGGACAACCGTGGGAAGATGGAGAGGCCGCAGCTAGCCCAAAGAGGaaaggtaagagagagactatAACTCTGTGCCTTCAGTTAGACTCCTAGAAAATCATCTGTCTTGGTCAATGTGTTGAGATTGCAGTGACAGAATATGTATCCATTAACTATTTCAAAGAAATTGCTTAGCTATGTTAGCTAAAGCATTGTGGCATTGATATTTTTTCATGTAAAATGTTGTCTCTGTGTAGGATACATGGCAGCAAAAATAACCTTGGTAAAGTACAACACCTTCAAGAAAAGGACCAAAGGACCAAAGGCCCAAGACCCCCTTACTACTACCCATTTGAGACATTGACAGTTTTAGTTGCAGATCCATTTGATCTTGATAAGATTCCTATAGTTGCAGTACAGTAAAGGTGTTATGTGTGAACTGATACACATTTTGTAATGTAGGATCATATGAAGAAAAAGAAGGGAGGCCTGCCCTGCCTGCAAACCCTCCACAACCTCGTTCTATTACCTCACATCTTAAACTTATGGATTACAACTGGAGTTTCCATCGGCTTTTGAAGGACAATTTAAAAAGACCTGACAGCACATTTTTCTTAGTAGCCACTGTGTAGGACTTACAAAGCCAATACAcctctgagaaatgtgtgtttacaaagctcatcactaagctaaggattatggaactaaacacctccctctgcaactggatcctggacttcctgacgggccgcccccaggtggtgatgggtaggtagcaacacatctgccacgttgatcctcacactggagctccccaggggtgcgtgctcagtcccctcctgtaccccctgttcacccacgactgcatggccaggcatgactccaacaccattattaagtttgcagatgacacaacagtggtaggcctgatcacagacaatgacgagacagcctatagggaggaggtcagagacctggccgggttgtgccagaataacaacctatccctcaacgtaaccaagactaaggagttgattgtggactacaagaaaaggatgaccgagcacgcccccattctcatcgacggggctgcagtggagcaggttgagagcttcaagttccttggtgtccacatcaacaacaaactagaatggtccaaacacaccaagacagttgtgaagagggcacgacaaagcctattccccctcaggaaactaaaaatacttgtcatgggtcctgagatcctcaaaaggttctacagatgcaacatcgagagcaccctgactggttgcatcactgcctgatacggtaattgctcggcctctgaccgcaaggcacaacagagggtagtgagtacggcccagtacatcactggggctaagctgcctgccatccaggacctctacaccaggcggtgtcagaggaaggccctaaaaattgtccaagaccccagccaccccagtcatagactgttctctctgctaccgcatggcaggcggtaccggagtgccaagtctaggacaaaaatgcttctcaacagtttttacccgcaagccataagactcccgaacaggtaatcaaatggctacccggactatttgcattgtgtgcccccccaacccccctttttacactgctgctctctgtttatcatatatgcatagtcactttaactatacattcatgtacatactacctcaattgggccgaccaaccagtgctcctgcacattggctaaccgggctatctgcattctgtcccacccaccacccgccaacccctcttttacgctactgctactctctgttcatcatatatgcatagtcactttaatcatatctacatgtacatactacctcgatcagcctgactaaccggtgtctgtatgtagcctcgctacatTTATATTcttgctactgtatgtagcctgtccttttactgttgttttatttctttacctacctattgttcacctaatacctttttagCAAtattggtaagtaagcatttcactgtaaggtctacctacacctgttgtattcggcgcacgtgacaaataaactttgatttgatttatatgaCTGTTGAAAATATTACCCACAGAAAATAAAGTCTGTGAAAGGAAAATAGCATTATGAGAGATTACAACACCAGGTCAATTTGAGGAAATAACAAGTACAAAATTGAACTGCACAATGGGCATGCTTCCTTCACAGTTTACCATATGCCTTAAACTAAAGTGTTCTTTCTCACTGTGCTTGTTCACCTTGAAGATGATAATGCTTCATTGCTTGACCTGGACTGCTCCCTGCAGTCCAAACAGTATTAGGACAAGCTCTAAACTATTAGCCATACAGGTATGTTTCCATGTTTCCTATTTCACTACTAGGCTATTAGGTATTATTTATTTATGCATGCTAACTTTGATGTTACATTTTTGAGgatgtttttcttcttcttgtttgCCTATGATCAAATAATATTCAGATGACCTGATAATATTGCTTGGTATAGGGGCACCATAAATGGGCATTTGGACCCTGTGTACAAATTTCCTGTCGCCATTTTTGTCGCTCTTCCAGAAGCCCATCCCCCCTAGCATCTTCACAGGAAAGAATAGTCAGTGTTTCAGTGAATACACTGAATAGCGGCCGCGGAGAAACTAGCTTGGTGGCGAGACCGGGACATACAACACCGAAGATGGCTTCACCGAGGACGATAACCATTGTGGCCCTCTCTTTCGCTCTTGGTCTTTTTTTCGTCTTCATGGGCACCATAAAGCTCACACCAAGATTAAGCAAAGATGCTTATAGTGAGATGGTAAGTAAAACCTTTAGCCACCATAAACTGCAGCTGGAAGCGAAAGCCATTGTTCTGCCAATACGGACGCATTCAGGCTCTAATAATGTGCGCTGCTGACCCACATTTGTAAAAGATCATGAAATAAAATAGCCTATAATATCTAACTGATAAATAAGATTTGATTGTATGTATCGTTTCAATCGTGGAAATGAATTTACCCAAGCAAGCAATGAAATGATGGAGCCCGCTGCGTTATTATAGCCGATAATACATTCTTTATTGAAGTATAATGATAGAAAAATATTACGTTTGTCTGTTATTCTACGAAATATTACATAAAATAAAAGATTACTTTTAGGCATAATTAAAATCGAATGAATAGGCTACAGTTTATTCGACTACAAATACATAGGCCTGCTTATTTTAAATAGCGACTAGGCATATAACAGTAGCCTACACGTTTGTCCAGTACTAGGCCTATTTTATGGCAAATTAACTGTTATTATTAGCCTAataggatttttttttaactgtttgAAGGTACATTTGTATCTAGGCTATGAGCAATGGCGGCGCGATCGAGCAAATTCTGAGGTGCACCTGCCTGTTTTGTGCGGATATTGACTTTGCTTATTAGGCTACCAGCGATGTTAAGGCTCATCTGTGCTCTGCTCCTCATCCATGTATGTTCTACTCAAAATTCTGATTCCATGGCGAATAGGCCTAATCATTACATTTAAACGTTTTGGTTGATTTAGTATTTTAAGGAATATCAAAGACTGGTTTTGGTGGTATTACTGCAGTAGGCCCACAACAGGCCCAAGCCCTTCCTTATTCCACATTTTCCATCCGATAGGAAAAAGGCATTTCGGTGATGCTTGTATATACTACTTACAGTTATAACTCTTAAAACTGTATAGGTCGACTATTTTGttaaaatcaacaacaaaaacgaATGTGTCAGGGTCATGATTATAGACAAACGTAGGCCTAGACATATCCCTATTGGCTCCTAATGTATTGTCTCATGAGGGACTGAAACTTCCTTAGAACAAGGTTCTACAAATCTGAGAAatgatatactgtagtctatagtgcGCCACTAATAATAAATGAAATTACCTCTTTTGCATCTATGAAAATGAATGCTGAAATGTTCTCTCTCCTCGCTTTTCAGAAACGGGCATACAAGAGCTATGCCAAGGCTTTGCCAGGTCTAAAGAAGATGGGCATCAGCTCGGTGCTGCTCCGTAAGATCATTGGCTCACTGGAGGTGGGCTGTGGTGTGGTTCTGACATTGGTGCCAGGGAGACCCAAGGATGTGGCTAACTTCCTGCTCTTGCTGGTCATGCTGGCGGTCCTCTTCTTCCAC from Salvelinus fontinalis isolate EN_2023a chromosome 29, ASM2944872v1, whole genome shotgun sequence encodes:
- the LOC129827274 gene encoding ADP-ribosylation factor-like protein 13B; translated protein: MDAAILMWELRRRWWPLCSPCSVSPQLMTNFCSWVSKIQQPIRQVNALVVGLDKAGKTSTCPWWMRVSTHGCVRMELRVENFLVTLLDIGGAPEVRGSWRDLYGEVHGFIFVVDSSDQQRIKEVQVLLTDLLKWLASKQDKMNTLLGIEIIEILSL
- the LOC129827668 gene encoding novel acetylcholine receptor chaperone-like; this translates as MASPRTITIVALSFALGLFFVFMGTIKLTPRLSKDAYSEMKRAYKSYAKALPGLKKMGISSVLLRKIIGSLEVGCGVVLTLVPGRPKDVANFLLLLVMLAVLFFHQLVGDPLKRYAHALVFGILLTCRLLIARQSEDRPEREESREEHINAQENNKVKQS